A portion of the Candidatus Thorarchaeota archaeon genome contains these proteins:
- a CDS encoding radical SAM protein, translating into MTSQGYAYTLEDLQWVPKFMSEVSEYFYVREEDQLLILRPNKVMNLNQTGVKMLKMLLDGKEPRFVVDYFIKNAGAERQQVLNDLADFVTDLREMVSGNQNIYTYNTAKIVPFGYGETKFPVLSEIAVTYRCNNKCKFCYAYSPYRESGEMSTEEVKRVIDIIVDDAKVPSLSFTGGEPTLRTDLFELIQYARKKGLRVNLITNGRKCGDNEYVEQLVEAGLHSAQVSIEGSNAEVHDCIVGVPGAFEETVQGIRNLRETDIYTHCNTTICKLNVHDLENLVDFHAEELDLTYFSMNMVIYTGSAAKLRDELQITFSEIGEIVEKVQKRAKKKGIEFVWYAPTPVCLFNPIAHGLGAKHCACCEGLLSVDAEGNLLPCSSFSEPVGDLLHDGFEEVWYRRAAKFWREKEFAPEGCKSCEYFQYCYGACPLYFDVMGFNEIKPFWPEKNRVSEKIDEMRLKLRRRIKGDQHGIT; encoded by the coding sequence ATGACCAGTCAAGGATATGCTTACACACTCGAGGACCTACAGTGGGTTCCGAAATTCATGAGTGAGGTTAGTGAATACTTCTACGTCCGTGAAGAAGACCAACTTCTCATTCTACGCCCCAACAAAGTAATGAATCTAAATCAGACGGGCGTGAAGATGCTGAAAATGCTCCTAGATGGAAAAGAACCTAGATTCGTTGTAGACTATTTCATCAAGAATGCGGGTGCAGAAAGGCAGCAAGTATTGAACGACCTAGCAGATTTTGTGACTGACCTGCGAGAGATGGTAAGCGGTAACCAGAACATTTACACATATAATACAGCGAAAATCGTTCCCTTTGGGTACGGTGAGACCAAATTCCCCGTGCTTAGTGAAATCGCTGTAACATACCGCTGCAACAACAAGTGCAAGTTCTGTTATGCATATTCTCCATATCGCGAATCAGGGGAGATGAGTACTGAGGAGGTCAAACGTGTCATCGATATTATTGTGGATGATGCGAAGGTTCCAAGTTTGTCATTTACAGGAGGAGAACCAACACTCAGGACAGACCTTTTCGAACTGATCCAGTATGCTCGTAAGAAAGGTCTTAGAGTGAATCTTATCACGAACGGCCGGAAATGTGGCGACAACGAGTACGTTGAACAGTTGGTTGAAGCTGGCCTTCACAGCGCACAGGTGTCCATAGAAGGATCGAATGCGGAAGTTCATGACTGTATCGTTGGAGTGCCAGGAGCATTTGAAGAGACAGTACAGGGAATCAGGAATCTGAGAGAGACGGACATCTATACGCATTGCAACACCACCATCTGTAAGCTGAATGTCCATGATTTGGAGAATCTTGTGGATTTCCATGCCGAAGAATTGGACCTCACCTACTTTTCGATGAACATGGTGATTTACACTGGCTCAGCTGCCAAGCTCCGTGATGAATTGCAAATAACCTTCTCGGAAATCGGAGAAATAGTAGAGAAGGTACAGAAGAGAGCCAAGAAAAAGGGAATTGAGTTTGTGTGGTATGCTCCGACCCCCGTGTGCCTCTTCAATCCCATTGCTCATGGGCTGGGCGCTAAACATTGTGCATGCTGCGAAGGTTTGCTCTCGGTTGATGCAGAAGGCAATCTCTTACCCTGTTCCAGCTTTAGTGAACCGGTGGGTGATTTGCTTCATGATGGTTTTGAAGAAGTCTGGTACAGGAGAGCCGCCAAATTCTGGAGGGAAAAAGAATTTGCTCCAGAGGGGTGCAAATCTTGTGAGTATTTCCAGTATTGTTACGGGGCCTGTCCACTATATTTCGACGTTATGGGGTTCAATGAAATCAAGCCATTCTGGCCGGAAAAAAACAGGGTTTCAGAGAAGATTGACGAAATGAGATTGAAGCTCAGACGACGAATCAAAGGCGATCAGCACGGAATCACCTGA